The proteins below come from a single Strix uralensis isolate ZFMK-TIS-50842 chromosome 8, bStrUra1, whole genome shotgun sequence genomic window:
- the DNASE2B gene encoding deoxyribonuclease-2-beta: MPAGSPRCHPALLLLLSSAPLWAAEISCRNEDGETVDWFALYKLPKHAKGEIPLLGLEYMYMDTLAPQWQLGKYLVNMTQGALGQTLKQLYEMYESEKNSIAYAIYNDEVPEPDSNGWKRGHTKGFLLLDKSQGFWVIHSVPLFPPIPEDGYGYPATGESYGQTAICITFKYDQFTEIDQQMLSNNPGIYSCSIPNIFQADLPNLQKLCAGSRLPSVPLHHLSKLQSAHGETFLHFAKSHLFIDDIYVAWMAQELKTDLLAESWQHSGQKLPSNCSLDYHVYNIDLIGMPLNFTFYSINDHSKWAVSRKYEDQWTCIGDLNRAAEQAWRSGGFICTQNEHIYKAFRHLIIHYNSCTDASTLI, encoded by the exons ATGCCCGCGGGATCTCCACGGTGTCACCCTGCTTTACTATTGCTTCTCTCCTCTGCACCCCTGTGGGCAGCTGAGATCTCCTGCAGGAATGAAGACGGGGAGACAGTCGATTG GTTTGCTCTTTACAAGTTGCCAAAACATGCCAAAGGAGAGATTCCCTTGCTGGGGCTGGAATACATGTACATGGACACCCTGGCTCCACAGTGGCAGCTCGGTAAATACCTCGTCAACATGACACAGGGTGCTCTGGGACAAACACTGAAGCAGCTGTACGAGATGTATGAATCTGAG AAGAACAGCATTGCATATGCGATATACAATGATGAGGTCCCTGAACCAGACTCCAATGGGTGGAAGAGAGGACATACCAAAG gttttCTGCTCTTGGACAAATCACAAGGCTTCTGGGTGATTCACAGTGTGCCCCTGTTCCCTCCCATTCCTGAGGATGGTTATGGGTATCCAGCTACTGGGGAGTCCTATGGACAGACAGCCATCTGTATAACCTTCAAATATGACCAGTTCACAGAAATAG ACCAACAGATGCTGAGTAATAATCCAGGAATCTACAGCTGTTCCATCCCTAACATCTTCCAAGCTGACCTCCCAAATCTGCAGAAGCTCTGTGCAGGGTCCAGGCTGCCCTCAGTCCCCTTGCACCACCTCTCCAAGCTCCAGTCAGCTCACGGGGAAACATTTCTCCACTTTGCAAAGTCACACTTGTTCATAGATG ATATCTACGTGGCCTGGATGGCCCAGGAACTGAAAACCGATTTGTTGGCTGAATCCTGGCAGCATTCCGGCCAAAAACTTCCTTCAAATTGCTCTCTCGACTACCACGTCTACAACATAGACCTAATAGGGATGCCATTGAATTTCACCTTCTATTCCATTAACGATCATTCCAAATGGGCTGTTTCAAGGAAATACGAAGATCAGTGGACGTGCATTGGAGACTTAAACCGCGCTGCTGAGCAAGCTTGGAGAAGTGGTGGGTTCATCTGTACACAGAATGAACATATCTACAAAGCCTTCAGGCATTTGATAATCCACTACAACAGTTGCACCGATGCTTCCACATTGATATAA